In the Arachis ipaensis cultivar K30076 chromosome B10, Araip1.1, whole genome shotgun sequence genome, one interval contains:
- the LOC107621592 gene encoding basic form of pathogenesis-related protein 1, with translation MNVNVILLALIFFFFMWTICFAQNTPEDFLSVHNEAREEVGVGPLSWNHTLEAYAQRYANERIPDCNLEHSMGPYGENIAEGYGDMKGSDAVKFWLTEKPNYDYHSNSCVNDECLHYTQIVWRDSVHVGCARAKCNNHWEFVICSYDPPGNIEGQRPY, from the coding sequence ATGAATGTGAATGTTATCTTATTAGcccttatttttttcttcttcatgtGGACAATATGTTTTGCCCAAAATACCCCTGAAGACTTCCTTTCAGTTCACAATGAGGCTCGTGAAGAGGTTGGTGTGGGTCCACTCTCATGGAACCACACACTTGAAGCCTACGCTCAGCGCTACGCCAACGAGAGGATCCCGGACTGCAACCTGGAACACTCCATGGGGCCTTACGGCGAGAACATCGCCGAAGGCTACGGCGACATGAAGGGCTCTGACGCCGTGAAGTTTTGGTTGACGGAGAAGCCAAATTATGACTACCACTCAAACTCATGCGTTAACGATGAGTGCCTGCATTACACTCAGATAGTGTGGCGTGATTCGGTTCATGTTGGGTGCGCAAGAGCTAAGTGTAACAACCATTGGGAGTTCGTTATCTGCAGCTATGACCCACCCGGCAACATTGAAGGCCAACGTCCCTATTGA